Proteins encoded in a region of the Blastococcus sp. Marseille-P5729 genome:
- a CDS encoding L-threonylcarbamoyladenylate synthase, whose protein sequence is MTDFDIRDVRDPEAPEYAAAIEDAVTALRDGRLVVLPTDTVYGIAADAFAPAAVSALLIAKGRGRDHPVPVLVANPGVLHGLVTIAPEPAVRLTERFWPGALTVIVESAPSLAWDLGDAGGTVAVRMPDSRVALDVLERTGPLAVSSANRHGQQPAETGRTAPAQLGRTVELYLDAGPVRGGQPSTIVDCTITPPRVVRAGALSIEALREVVPEIV, encoded by the coding sequence GTGACCGACTTCGACATCCGAGATGTGCGCGACCCCGAGGCGCCCGAGTACGCTGCCGCGATCGAGGACGCCGTGACGGCCCTGCGCGACGGACGCCTCGTCGTGCTGCCGACCGACACCGTCTACGGAATCGCGGCCGACGCCTTCGCTCCGGCTGCGGTGAGCGCGCTACTCATCGCCAAGGGTCGCGGCCGGGACCACCCGGTCCCGGTGCTCGTCGCCAACCCGGGCGTGCTGCACGGTCTGGTGACGATCGCGCCCGAGCCGGCGGTGCGCCTCACGGAACGATTCTGGCCCGGCGCGCTAACGGTGATCGTCGAGTCGGCGCCATCCCTCGCGTGGGACCTCGGGGACGCCGGCGGCACGGTCGCGGTCCGCATGCCCGACTCACGCGTCGCGCTCGATGTCTTGGAACGCACCGGTCCACTGGCGGTCTCCAGCGCCAACCGCCACGGTCAACAACCCGCCGAGACCGGCCGCACGGCACCGGCGCAGCTCGGGCGGACGGTCGAGCTCTACCTCGACGCCGGCCCGGTCCGCGGCGGGCAGCCATCGACCATCGTCGACTGCACGATCACCCCGCCGCGCGTCGTCCGCGCCGGGGCATTGAGCATCGAGGCGCTACGCGAGGTCGTGCCGGAGATCGTCTGA
- the prfA gene encoding peptide chain release factor 1, with protein MSAEGLDTLGDMLAEYADIEKQLADPSVHADQAKARELGKRFSQLGPIVAAARELETAREDLETARELAAEDAAFAEEATALEECIADQEQKLRTMLLPRDPNDEKDIIMEIKAGEGGEESALFAGDLFRMYQRYAERNKWKFELIDATLSDLGGYKDVSIAIKTKASAEEGIWKRLKHEGGVHRVQRVPVTESQGRIHTSAAGVLVYPEAEEVDVEINANDLRIDVYRSSGPGGQSVNTTDSAVRITHEPTGIVVSCQNEKSQLQNKESAMRILRARLLADAQEKANAEASDMRKTQVRTVDRSERVRTYNFPENRISDHRSGFKAYNLDVVLDGELDPVIESLIDMETAELLKSSRDD; from the coding sequence ATGAGCGCAGAAGGCCTCGACACCCTCGGTGACATGCTCGCCGAGTACGCCGACATCGAGAAGCAGCTCGCCGATCCGTCGGTGCATGCCGACCAGGCCAAGGCTCGTGAGCTCGGCAAGCGGTTCTCCCAGCTGGGCCCGATCGTCGCCGCTGCGCGTGAGCTGGAGACCGCGCGGGAAGATCTCGAGACCGCCCGCGAGCTGGCCGCCGAGGACGCCGCCTTCGCCGAGGAGGCCACCGCGCTCGAGGAGTGCATCGCAGACCAGGAACAGAAGCTACGCACCATGCTGCTACCGCGCGATCCCAACGATGAGAAGGACATCATCATGGAGATCAAGGCCGGCGAGGGCGGCGAGGAGTCCGCGCTGTTCGCCGGCGACCTGTTCCGCATGTACCAGCGGTATGCCGAGCGCAACAAGTGGAAGTTCGAGCTGATCGACGCCACCCTGTCCGACCTCGGCGGCTACAAGGACGTCTCGATCGCGATCAAGACGAAGGCCAGCGCCGAAGAGGGCATCTGGAAGCGGCTCAAGCACGAGGGCGGCGTCCACCGGGTGCAGCGCGTGCCGGTCACCGAGTCGCAGGGGCGCATCCATACCTCCGCCGCCGGCGTCCTGGTCTACCCCGAGGCCGAGGAGGTCGACGTCGAGATCAACGCCAACGACCTACGCATCGACGTCTACCGCTCCTCAGGTCCCGGTGGGCAGTCGGTGAACACCACCGACTCCGCCGTCCGCATCACCCACGAGCCGACCGGCATCGTCGTCTCGTGCCAGAACGAGAAGAGCCAGCTGCAGAACAAGGAGTCCGCGATGCGCATCCTGCGGGCTCGGTTGCTGGCGGATGCCCAGGAGAAGGCGAACGCCGAGGCATCGGACATGCGCAAGACCCAGGTGCGGACTGTCGACCGGTCCGAACGGGTACGCACCTACAACTTCCCTGAGAACCGCATCTCCGACCATCGCAGTGGCTTCAAGGCCTATAACCTCGACGTCGTCCTCGACGGAGAGCTCGACCCCGTGATCGAGTCGCTCATCGACATGGAGACCGCCGAGCTGCTGAAGAGCAGTCGGGACGATTGA
- the rpmE gene encoding 50S ribosomal protein L31 has product MRKDIHPEYVETQVTCSCGHSFTTRSTVSRGVITAEVCSNCHPFYTGKQKILDSGGRVARFEKRFGKRQKPASADA; this is encoded by the coding sequence GTGCGCAAGGACATCCACCCGGAGTACGTCGAGACGCAGGTCACCTGCTCCTGCGGCCACTCGTTCACCACCCGCAGCACCGTCTCCCGCGGCGTCATCACCGCCGAGGTCTGCTCGAACTGCCACCCGTTCTACACGGGCAAGCAGAAGATCCTCGACTCCGGCGGCCGCGTCGCGCGGTTCGAGAAGCGGTTCGGAAAGCGTCAGAAGCCGGCTTCGGCCGACGCCTAG
- the thrB gene encoding homoserine kinase, giving the protein MRPGRKVTAQIPATTANLGPGFDCMGLSLAIFDTVSVEPAAGDTDEILIEGVGADTLPRDGSHMVLATMRELFAQQGWEVPPIRLSCLNRIPHGRGLGSSASAIVAGLVTGKAFAATLGHDTSTADLVQIGSDMDGHPDNVAPCINGGLNVSWDDAGRWGVAHLDPHSEIRAILAIPQTVLSTKVARGLIPETVPHRDAVRNSSRAALAIHAFTRDPSLLLPATEDYLHQRYRAEAYSTSYALMERLRARGIAAAISGAGPAVIMFVTGDHQDPAIRSEISAADGGFEMLRVGIDLDGARLSSS; this is encoded by the coding sequence ATGCGCCCCGGCCGCAAGGTCACGGCGCAGATCCCGGCGACGACCGCCAATCTCGGTCCCGGATTCGACTGCATGGGGCTCTCGCTGGCGATCTTCGACACAGTCTCGGTCGAGCCGGCGGCGGGCGACACGGACGAGATTCTGATCGAGGGGGTCGGCGCCGACACGCTGCCGCGGGACGGATCGCACATGGTGCTGGCCACGATGCGTGAGCTGTTCGCCCAGCAGGGCTGGGAGGTGCCGCCGATCCGGCTGAGCTGCCTGAACCGGATACCGCACGGGCGGGGTCTGGGATCGTCGGCCTCGGCGATCGTCGCCGGGCTCGTGACCGGCAAGGCGTTCGCGGCCACCCTGGGGCACGACACGAGCACTGCCGACCTCGTCCAGATCGGAAGCGACATGGACGGACACCCCGACAACGTGGCCCCGTGCATCAACGGAGGCCTCAACGTCTCCTGGGATGACGCCGGGCGCTGGGGAGTCGCGCACCTCGATCCGCACAGCGAGATCCGAGCTATATTGGCGATTCCGCAGACTGTGCTGTCTACGAAGGTGGCGCGCGGGCTGATCCCCGAGACGGTCCCGCATCGCGACGCCGTCCGCAACAGCTCGCGTGCCGCGTTGGCCATCCACGCCTTCACCCGTGATCCGTCTCTGCTGCTGCCGGCCACCGAGGACTATCTCCACCAGCGTTACCGCGCCGAGGCCTACTCGACGAGCTATGCACTCATGGAGCGGCTGCGCGCGCGCGGCATCGCTGCGGCGATCTCCGGAGCCGGGCCCGCCGTGATCATGTTCGTCACCGGCGACCACCAGGATCCTGCGATCCGCAGCGAGATATCGGCCGCGGACGGCGGTTTTGAGATGCTGCGGGTCGGAATAGACCTCGACGGCGCGCGGTTGTCCTCGTCGTAG
- a CDS encoding homoserine dehydrogenase: protein MSKPIRIALLGCGTVGSEVVRLINEQSDDLAARVGAPLEVVGIAVRRPERHTDVDASLLTTDVQALLADDIDVVIEVIGGIEPVKSWLLTALRAGKSVVSANKALLAEAGDELHAAAAEGGADLYYEAAVAGAIPILRPLSESLTGDRIKRVMGIVNGTTNYILSRMDETGSSFSEALAEATALGYAEADPTADVDGFDAASKAAILAGLAFHSPVVADDVYREGISQVTAADVASAREMGCTIKLLAICERVTGDADEAIAVRVHPVMLPRTHPLASVGDAFNAVFVEAEAAGPLMFYGKGAGGAPTASAVLGDLVAVARNRVARSTGAVLARYAGLSVRPMGKTPTRYHVSLDVADRAGVLAAVAAEFAANDVSISTVRQEGRGEDAQLVIVTHTAPDEALAATVEKLRASDIVSDVLSVMRVEGKEF from the coding sequence ATGAGCAAGCCGATCAGGATCGCCCTGCTGGGCTGTGGCACCGTCGGCAGCGAGGTCGTGAGACTGATCAACGAGCAGTCCGACGACCTGGCCGCCCGGGTGGGCGCGCCGCTGGAAGTCGTGGGCATCGCCGTCCGCCGCCCCGAGCGGCACACGGACGTCGATGCCAGCCTGCTGACCACCGACGTCCAGGCCCTGCTGGCCGACGACATCGACGTCGTCATCGAGGTTATCGGCGGCATCGAGCCGGTGAAGTCCTGGCTGCTGACGGCACTGCGCGCGGGCAAGTCGGTGGTCAGCGCCAACAAGGCGCTGCTGGCCGAGGCCGGTGACGAGCTCCACGCGGCGGCGGCCGAGGGCGGGGCAGACCTCTACTACGAGGCCGCGGTCGCCGGCGCCATCCCGATCCTGCGGCCGTTGAGCGAGTCGTTGACCGGTGACCGCATCAAGCGGGTGATGGGCATCGTGAACGGCACCACCAACTACATCCTGTCGCGTATGGACGAGACCGGCTCGAGCTTCTCCGAGGCGCTCGCCGAGGCCACCGCCCTGGGGTACGCCGAGGCCGATCCGACCGCGGACGTCGACGGCTTCGACGCCGCGTCGAAGGCCGCGATCCTCGCGGGGCTGGCGTTCCACTCGCCCGTCGTGGCCGACGACGTCTACCGGGAGGGCATCTCCCAGGTCACCGCCGCCGACGTCGCCAGCGCCCGCGAGATGGGCTGCACGATCAAGTTGCTGGCGATCTGCGAGCGGGTGACCGGCGACGCCGACGAGGCGATCGCGGTCCGCGTGCACCCGGTCATGCTGCCGCGTACCCATCCGCTGGCCAGCGTCGGCGATGCGTTCAACGCGGTGTTCGTCGAGGCCGAGGCGGCCGGGCCGCTGATGTTCTACGGCAAGGGTGCCGGCGGCGCGCCCACCGCGTCGGCAGTGCTCGGCGATCTCGTCGCCGTCGCCCGCAACCGGGTGGCGCGTTCGACCGGAGCGGTGCTCGCGCGGTATGCCGGGCTCTCGGTACGCCCCATGGGCAAGACCCCGACCCGGTATCACGTGAGCCTGGACGTCGCCGACCGCGCCGGCGTCCTCGCCGCTGTGGCGGCCGAGTTCGCGGCCAACGACGTCTCCATCTCGACTGTCCGTCAGGAGGGGCGCGGCGAGGATGCGCAGCTGGTCATCGTGACCCACACCGCGCCGGACGAGGCGCTCGCCGCGACCGTGGAGAAGCTGCGGGCCTCCGACATCGTGAGCGACGTGCTGAGCGTGATGCGCGTCGAGGGAAAGGAATTCTGA
- the prmC gene encoding peptide chain release factor N(5)-glutamine methyltransferase: MINPGPAHQARLQGVRALRDAGIAAPEHDAAELLGAVLDIPRAMLPMARELDQDQADSYAALLARRAAREPLQHILGSTGFFGLEIAVGPGVFIPRPETEVLVESALRSIETVTDPVVIDLCTGSGAIAVAIATRRPDAVVTAVELSERASGWLRRNVRRLTPQVEVLIGDALDESLALPTPADLVTCNPPYVPEGTAVDRETALHDPRAAVFAGEDGLALIRPLVPRIGRLLRPGGTIVLEHDESHQDDVLAIVAGSGMFQPPTAITDLTGRPRHVRAVRSPDRD; the protein is encoded by the coding sequence TTGATCAACCCTGGCCCGGCTCATCAGGCGCGCTTGCAGGGCGTTCGCGCCCTTCGCGACGCCGGGATCGCTGCGCCCGAGCACGACGCCGCTGAGCTGCTCGGCGCCGTCCTCGACATCCCTCGGGCCATGCTGCCGATGGCCCGCGAGCTCGATCAAGACCAGGCCGACTCGTACGCCGCGCTGCTCGCTCGGCGCGCAGCGCGCGAGCCGCTACAGCACATCCTCGGCAGCACCGGATTCTTCGGACTCGAGATCGCGGTCGGCCCAGGCGTGTTCATCCCCCGACCTGAGACCGAGGTACTGGTCGAATCGGCCCTGCGCTCGATCGAGACGGTGACCGATCCGGTCGTGATCGACCTCTGTACCGGCAGCGGCGCGATCGCGGTTGCGATCGCCACCCGCCGCCCGGACGCCGTGGTCACCGCGGTCGAGCTCTCCGAGCGGGCTAGCGGCTGGTTGCGCCGCAACGTGCGGCGGCTGACGCCCCAGGTCGAGGTGCTCATCGGGGACGCGCTCGACGAGTCGCTGGCGTTGCCGACACCGGCCGACCTCGTGACCTGCAACCCGCCGTACGTCCCGGAGGGGACGGCCGTCGATCGTGAGACTGCTCTGCACGATCCGCGGGCGGCGGTGTTCGCGGGGGAGGACGGGCTGGCGCTGATCCGGCCGCTGGTGCCGCGGATCGGTCGCCTGCTGCGTCCGGGCGGCACCATCGTGCTCGAGCACGACGAGTCGCACCAGGACGACGTCCTCGCGATCGTGGCCGGCAGCGGCATGTTCCAGCCGCCGACGGCGATCACCGATCTGACGGGGCGCCCGCGCCACGTCCGCGCCGTCCGCTCTCCCGACCGCGACTGA
- a CDS encoding glycosyltransferase family 4 protein yields MREYLLVLSVAAVVTFLTTPIARWIAVRWGAMPDVRDRDVHAIPIPRLGGLGVYVGMCAGVFVAHSLPRLQGTFADSSETTAVLIAGGLIGALGALDDRFDLDPLTKLVGQIACAGVLVLLGVQLAFIFIPGTSLGTVSLDPNTSFLLTTLVVVAAVNAMNFIDGLDGLLTGVAIITALGFFVYSYWLGRQGYNDVFSSPALLTAVLAGACLGFLPHNFNPARIFLGDSGSMLIGLVLAAAAISTTSRTDTQSFSTLGTAIPLIMPLLMPFAVLAIPLLDMLLAVIRRTRKGLNPFSTPDKMHLHHRLLEIGHTQRRAVIIMYIWTALLTFVGVGSSIVSWTVVLVVALIMVVVATVLMFTPRIRRRIDGGAPHVPRTAYASNDEGAR; encoded by the coding sequence GTGCGCGAGTACCTCCTCGTCCTGAGCGTGGCGGCCGTGGTGACCTTCCTGACCACGCCGATCGCGCGCTGGATTGCCGTGCGCTGGGGTGCGATGCCCGACGTTCGCGACCGCGACGTCCACGCCATCCCGATCCCGCGGTTGGGTGGTCTTGGGGTGTACGTCGGGATGTGCGCCGGGGTGTTCGTTGCCCACTCACTGCCACGGCTGCAGGGCACCTTCGCCGACTCATCGGAGACCACCGCAGTGTTGATTGCCGGCGGCCTGATCGGCGCGCTCGGAGCACTGGACGACAGATTCGACCTCGACCCGCTCACCAAGCTCGTGGGCCAGATCGCCTGCGCCGGCGTACTCGTGCTGCTGGGGGTCCAGCTCGCGTTCATCTTCATCCCAGGCACCAGCCTGGGCACGGTGTCGCTCGACCCGAACACCTCGTTCCTGCTGACCACCCTCGTCGTGGTGGCGGCGGTGAACGCGATGAACTTCATCGACGGTCTGGACGGCCTGCTGACCGGGGTCGCGATCATCACCGCGCTTGGCTTCTTCGTCTACAGCTACTGGCTCGGACGGCAGGGCTACAACGACGTGTTCAGCTCGCCGGCACTGCTCACCGCGGTGCTCGCCGGCGCCTGCCTGGGCTTCCTGCCGCACAACTTCAACCCGGCGCGCATCTTCCTCGGCGACTCCGGTTCCATGCTGATCGGGCTGGTGCTCGCCGCAGCGGCCATCTCCACGACCTCACGCACGGACACCCAGAGCTTCTCGACCCTCGGCACCGCCATCCCGCTCATCATGCCGCTGCTGATGCCGTTCGCGGTCCTGGCGATCCCGCTGCTGGACATGCTGCTGGCGGTGATCCGTCGGACCCGCAAGGGCCTCAACCCCTTCTCGACGCCGGACAAGATGCATCTGCACCACCGGCTGCTGGAGATCGGGCACACGCAGCGCCGCGCCGTGATCATCATGTACATCTGGACGGCGTTGCTGACCTTCGTGGGAGTCGGCTCGTCGATCGTCTCGTGGACGGTCGTCCTGGTCGTCGCGCTGATCATGGTGGTCGTGGCGACGGTCCTGATGTTCACGCCGCGGATCCGCCGCCGCATCGACGGCGGCGCGCCGCACGTGCCGCGGACGGCGTACGCCAGCAATGACGAAGGGGCACGATGA
- the rho gene encoding transcription termination factor Rho, translating to MTDTTQQVDAAASETAAPAKRARRGTGLSGMVLPELQQMAAGLGISGISKMRKGDLIAAIKERQGGGQSAGAAAPQADAPAPARAARAPRQGAPAASPDAATVDSPAAQSEQGAPQRAAEPTAEEPQSDQRGGQRQGGGRRDDNRRERNAGRADDSGRGGESRASDRSDDGREERADRQDKRDDNRGERQDKRDDKPGDRDDNRDNRNNRGNDNRGNDNRGNRDDNRGNRDDNRGNRDDNRGNRDDNRGNRDRYDDDDDSGGGRGRRRRRGRDRYRDRDNRGGRGGRGNDRYEEPQVTEDDVLIPIAGILDILDNYAFVRTSGYLTGANDVYVSLSQVRKHGLRRGDAITGAVKAPREGERREKFNALVRLDSVNGLEPEQSKSRPEFTKLTPLYPQKRLRLETEPNILTTRIIDLVMPIGKGQRALVVSPPKAGKTTVLQQIANAITTNNPECHLMVVLVDERPEEVTDMQRSVKGEVIASTFDRPPTDHTTVAELSIERAKRLVELGHDVVVLLDSITRLGRAYNLAAPTSGRILSGGVDSTALYPPKRFLGAARNIENGGSLTIIATALVETGSMMDTVIFEEFKGTGNAELKLDRRIADKRVFPAIDVDASGTRKEEILLSREELAIIIKLRRVLHALDPIEAIDLLISRMKKTTNNAEFLMQIAKSTPGADEG from the coding sequence TTGACAGACACCACTCAGCAGGTGGACGCTGCCGCATCTGAGACGGCGGCACCGGCCAAGCGCGCCCGTCGCGGCACCGGCCTGTCGGGCATGGTCCTGCCGGAGCTGCAGCAGATGGCAGCCGGCCTGGGCATCTCCGGCATCAGCAAGATGCGCAAGGGCGACCTGATCGCCGCAATCAAGGAACGCCAGGGCGGCGGACAGAGCGCCGGTGCCGCTGCTCCGCAGGCCGACGCGCCCGCCCCGGCGCGCGCCGCCCGCGCCCCGCGTCAGGGTGCGCCGGCGGCCAGCCCCGATGCGGCCACCGTCGACTCGCCTGCCGCGCAGTCCGAGCAGGGGGCTCCGCAGCGCGCTGCGGAGCCGACCGCCGAGGAGCCTCAGAGCGACCAGCGGGGTGGACAGCGCCAGGGCGGCGGACGCCGAGACGACAACCGCCGCGAGCGGAACGCAGGGCGTGCCGACGACTCCGGGCGTGGCGGCGAGAGCCGCGCTTCGGACCGCTCGGACGACGGGCGCGAAGAGCGCGCCGATCGCCAGGACAAGCGGGACGACAACCGCGGTGAGCGTCAGGACAAGCGCGACGACAAGCCGGGCGACCGCGACGACAACCGGGACAATCGCAACAACCGCGGCAACGACAACCGCGGCAACGACAACCGCGGGAACCGGGACGACAACCGCGGGAACCGGGACGACAACCGCGGGAACCGGGACGACAACCGCGGGAACCGGGACGACAACCGCGGGAACCGCGATCGCTACGACGATGATGACGACAGCGGCGGCGGCCGCGGTCGCCGCCGGCGCCGCGGTCGTGACCGCTACCGTGACCGTGACAACCGCGGTGGCCGCGGCGGGCGTGGCAACGACCGATACGAGGAGCCGCAGGTTACCGAGGACGACGTCCTGATCCCGATCGCCGGCATCCTCGACATCCTCGACAACTACGCCTTCGTCCGCACGTCCGGCTATCTCACCGGCGCCAACGACGTGTACGTCTCGCTATCGCAGGTCCGCAAGCACGGCCTGCGTCGCGGCGATGCGATCACCGGAGCCGTCAAGGCCCCGCGCGAGGGGGAACGGCGTGAGAAGTTCAACGCGCTCGTGCGCCTCGACTCGGTCAACGGCCTGGAGCCCGAGCAGTCGAAGAGTCGGCCGGAGTTCACCAAGCTCACCCCGCTGTACCCGCAGAAGCGACTGCGGCTGGAGACCGAGCCGAATATCCTGACCACCCGCATCATCGATCTGGTCATGCCGATCGGAAAGGGCCAGCGCGCGCTCGTCGTCTCGCCGCCCAAGGCCGGCAAGACCACGGTGCTGCAGCAGATCGCCAACGCCATCACCACCAACAACCCCGAGTGTCACCTCATGGTCGTGCTGGTCGACGAGCGGCCCGAAGAGGTCACCGACATGCAGCGCTCGGTCAAGGGCGAGGTCATCGCCTCGACCTTCGACCGTCCGCCGACAGACCACACCACGGTCGCGGAGCTGTCGATCGAGCGCGCCAAGCGCCTGGTGGAGCTCGGCCACGACGTCGTCGTCCTGCTCGACTCGATCACCCGACTCGGCCGCGCCTACAACCTGGCCGCGCCGACCAGCGGACGCATCCTGTCCGGCGGCGTCGACTCGACGGCGCTCTACCCGCCCAAGCGGTTCCTGGGCGCGGCGCGCAACATCGAGAACGGCGGGTCGCTGACGATCATCGCCACGGCGCTGGTCGAGACCGGCTCGATGATGGACACGGTCATCTTCGAGGAGTTCAAGGGCACCGGCAACGCCGAGCTGAAACTCGACCGCCGGATCGCCGACAAGCGCGTCTTCCCGGCGATCGACGTGGACGCCTCCGGCACCCGCAAGGAGGAGATCCTCCTCTCGCGCGAGGAGCTGGCGATCATCATCAAGCTGCGCCGCGTTCTGCATGCCCTGGATCCGATCGAGGCGATCGACCTGCTGATCTCGCGCATGAAGAAGACCACCAACAACGCCGAGTTCCTCATGCAGATCGCCAAGAGCACCCCAGGAGCAGACGAGGGGTGA
- the thrC gene encoding threonine synthase, which produces MATPTWRGLIEEYRQWLPVTDSTPVVTLLEGGTPLVPAPGLSERTGCEVHLKVEGANPTGSFKDRGMTMAMSKAKEEGAQAVICASTGNTSASAAAYAARGGLTCAVLVPHGKIAMGKMAQAIMHGAKLLEVDGNFDDCLALAEKLTQDYPVALVNSINPDRIEGQKTASFEIIDRLGDAPDIHFLPVGNAGNITAYWKGYREYAQAGRAAHTPRMFGVQAAGAAPLVSGKVVEQPETIATAIRIGNPASWAKAIDARDESGGQIDSVTDEEILEAYRLLAATDAVFVEPASAASVAGLLKAHGEGKIDPGQRIVCTVTGNGLKDPDTALSGAPTPTRIPVDAADAAAKLGLA; this is translated from the coding sequence ATGGCAACCCCCACCTGGCGAGGCTTGATCGAGGAGTACCGGCAGTGGCTCCCGGTCACGGACTCGACGCCGGTCGTCACCCTCCTCGAGGGCGGGACGCCGCTGGTGCCCGCACCAGGGCTCTCCGAGCGCACCGGGTGCGAGGTGCACCTGAAGGTCGAGGGCGCCAATCCGACCGGCTCGTTCAAGGACCGTGGAATGACCATGGCCATGAGCAAGGCGAAGGAGGAGGGCGCCCAGGCCGTCATCTGCGCCTCGACCGGCAACACCAGCGCGTCGGCTGCGGCGTACGCCGCGCGCGGCGGGCTGACCTGCGCGGTGCTCGTTCCGCACGGCAAGATCGCGATGGGCAAGATGGCCCAGGCGATCATGCATGGCGCCAAGCTGCTCGAGGTGGACGGCAACTTCGACGACTGTCTCGCGCTGGCCGAAAAGCTGACGCAGGACTACCCGGTCGCTCTCGTGAACTCGATCAACCCCGACCGGATCGAGGGCCAGAAGACGGCATCGTTCGAGATCATCGATCGCCTCGGCGACGCGCCCGACATCCACTTCCTGCCCGTGGGCAATGCCGGCAACATCACGGCCTACTGGAAGGGCTACCGGGAGTACGCGCAGGCGGGCCGGGCAGCCCACACGCCCCGGATGTTCGGCGTCCAGGCCGCGGGCGCTGCACCGCTGGTATCCGGCAAGGTCGTCGAGCAGCCCGAGACGATCGCGACCGCGATTCGGATCGGGAATCCGGCCTCATGGGCCAAGGCCATCGACGCCCGTGACGAGAGCGGCGGGCAGATCGACTCGGTGACCGATGAGGAGATCCTCGAGGCCTACCGGCTGCTGGCCGCCACCGACGCAGTGTTCGTCGAACCGGCCTCGGCGGCAAGCGTCGCCGGCCTTCTGAAGGCTCACGGGGAGGGCAAGATCGATCCCGGTCAGCGGATCGTGTGCACCGTCACCGGCAACGGACTGAAGGACCCCGACACCGCGCTGTCGGGCGCACCGACCCCGACCCGGATCCCTGTGGACGCGGCGGACGCGGCCGCGAAGCTCGGGCTGGCGTGA